A single region of the Bdellovibrionales bacterium CG10_big_fil_rev_8_21_14_0_10_45_34 genome encodes:
- a CDS encoding methylcrotonoyl-CoA carboxylase has protein sequence MPKLSSKISKNSPEFQSNLNHHKSLLRRFEEAAAKVAEGGGADAIKRHKSRGKMTARERVNLLIDVGSHFLEFSSLAAFEMYDGAAPCAGVVTGIGVINGTPCVVVANDATVKGGTYFPTTVKKHLRAQEVALDNGLPCIYLVDSGGAFLPLQSEVFPDKEHFGRIFYNQAQMSSLGIPQIAVVMGSCTAGGAYVPAMSDENVIVKKQGTIFLGGPPLVKAATGEEVDAESLGGGKVHSSVSGVTDHLAEDDEDAIAICRELVLHLNQSKKQRLKKTAIVEPVCDPEELLGVIPSDTKLPFDVREIIARIVDGSDFHEFKPLFGDTLVTGFSKIYGYPVGIIANNGVLFSESALKGAHFIELCVQRSIPLIFLQNITGFMVGQKYENEGIAKHGAKLVTAVSTANVPKFTVIIGGSYGAGNYGMCGRAFSPRQLWMWPNARISVMGGEQAANVLLTVKKDQLAASDKTMSEQDQANFKEPILSKYAEESSAYYSTARLWDDGIIDPRDTRKVLAMGLECSLYRAWPKPRVNVYRM, from the coding sequence ATGCCAAAACTTAGCTCTAAAATCTCTAAAAACTCCCCAGAATTTCAATCAAACTTGAATCACCACAAATCGCTTCTACGCCGGTTCGAAGAGGCCGCCGCCAAAGTTGCTGAGGGCGGAGGTGCAGATGCGATAAAAAGGCACAAATCTCGTGGCAAAATGACTGCCCGCGAGCGCGTCAATCTTTTGATCGATGTGGGCTCTCACTTTCTGGAGTTCTCAAGTTTGGCTGCTTTTGAAATGTATGACGGAGCAGCGCCTTGCGCCGGAGTTGTCACGGGAATAGGTGTAATAAATGGCACGCCTTGTGTGGTCGTTGCGAACGATGCAACTGTTAAGGGCGGTACGTATTTTCCGACGACGGTGAAGAAGCATTTGAGGGCTCAAGAAGTGGCACTCGATAATGGCCTTCCGTGCATTTACCTTGTCGACAGCGGAGGCGCTTTTCTGCCGCTTCAAAGCGAAGTCTTTCCGGACAAAGAACATTTTGGACGCATTTTCTACAATCAAGCGCAAATGTCATCGTTAGGTATACCGCAGATAGCAGTGGTTATGGGTAGCTGCACAGCTGGGGGCGCTTATGTGCCGGCAATGAGCGATGAAAACGTCATTGTGAAGAAACAAGGAACCATATTTCTTGGTGGTCCTCCGCTGGTGAAAGCCGCTACAGGAGAAGAGGTAGATGCAGAGAGTTTGGGAGGGGGCAAAGTTCACAGCTCCGTTTCTGGCGTCACGGATCATTTAGCAGAAGATGATGAGGATGCGATTGCTATTTGCCGGGAGCTTGTTCTCCATCTCAATCAATCGAAAAAGCAGCGTCTAAAAAAGACCGCTATCGTTGAGCCGGTTTGTGATCCAGAGGAGTTGCTCGGTGTAATTCCCTCAGACACAAAGCTTCCGTTCGATGTTCGAGAAATAATTGCTCGTATTGTTGATGGGAGCGACTTTCACGAGTTCAAACCCTTATTTGGCGATACTCTCGTAACGGGCTTTTCAAAAATTTACGGATATCCGGTCGGCATTATTGCCAACAACGGAGTTCTTTTTAGCGAAAGTGCACTTAAGGGGGCCCACTTCATTGAGCTTTGCGTGCAAAGAAGCATTCCCTTAATTTTTCTGCAAAATATAACAGGGTTCATGGTTGGTCAAAAATACGAAAACGAAGGGATCGCAAAGCACGGGGCAAAGCTTGTTACGGCGGTGAGCACGGCCAACGTTCCCAAATTCACAGTTATCATCGGTGGGTCCTATGGTGCCGGAAACTACGGCATGTGTGGGCGGGCCTTTTCACCAAGACAGCTTTGGATGTGGCCAAATGCAAGGATCTCTGTGATGGGCGGTGAGCAAGCGGCAAACGTTCTTTTAACGGTAAAAAAAGATCAACTAGCGGCGAGTGATAAAACTATGTCTGAACAAGATCAGGCAAACTTTAAAGAGCCGATATTGAGTAAGTATGCGGAGGAGAGCTCTGCATACTATTCTACTGCCAGGCTGTGGGATGACGGAATTATTGATCCTCGCGATACGAGAAAGGTTCTTGCCATGGGGCTTGAATGCTCTCTGTATAGGGCGTGGCCCAAGCCGCGAGTTAACGTCTACCGAATGTAG
- a CDS encoding class I SAM-dependent methyltransferase, which yields MNKFLKIDSEGYIDLDGIRSTDEDFGQTVLKSLRLGETGEWLATVGGETAIAEVNDAPLVAQMIEWKDNKELRARFAYNYWQSVNLDRLTLDDWDRVHGYTERQIPFVMNRAAQMELFNSAIEFDDDSLTFPAGKIVLPSWLSSTGDEVSESFWAQKYSTMSTPWDMQNAHPSLETIIAQLKLPRSRIAVLGCGRGHDAAFFASKGHKVEAFDFSKDAIDEARKLYGVSEQLSWHQMDAFALKKSHFQKFDIVFEHTFYPAVPPTRRNELVDLWRTLLVPRGHLLGIFLCFERPGGPPHSASEWEIQKRTEKAFSPLYWTRSRFSPPDRLGKELIVYLQNRS from the coding sequence ATGAATAAATTTCTGAAAATTGATTCCGAAGGCTACATCGATCTCGATGGAATTAGATCAACCGATGAAGACTTTGGCCAAACTGTGTTAAAAAGTTTGCGCCTCGGAGAAACTGGGGAATGGCTGGCAACAGTCGGCGGCGAAACGGCAATAGCGGAGGTGAATGATGCTCCTCTTGTTGCCCAGATGATCGAATGGAAAGATAATAAAGAGCTCCGTGCGCGCTTTGCCTACAATTATTGGCAATCGGTAAATCTAGATAGATTGACTTTAGATGATTGGGATCGCGTACATGGATACACAGAGCGACAGATTCCGTTTGTTATGAATAGAGCTGCTCAGATGGAATTGTTCAACTCCGCCATCGAATTCGACGACGATTCACTGACTTTCCCCGCAGGAAAGATTGTTTTGCCCTCGTGGCTATCGTCAACAGGCGATGAAGTGTCCGAAAGTTTTTGGGCACAGAAGTACTCAACAATGAGCACTCCCTGGGACATGCAAAATGCCCATCCAAGTCTTGAAACAATTATTGCTCAACTAAAACTACCTCGGTCTCGAATTGCTGTACTTGGGTGCGGACGTGGCCACGACGCGGCTTTTTTTGCATCCAAAGGCCATAAGGTAGAAGCCTTTGACTTCTCGAAAGACGCCATTGATGAGGCACGAAAGCTTTATGGAGTTTCGGAGCAGCTTTCTTGGCATCAAATGGATGCTTTTGCCCTTAAAAAATCACATTTCCAAAAGTTCGACATTGTCTTTGAGCACACTTTTTATCCCGCCGTGCCGCCGACACGTCGAAATGAGCTGGTCGATCTTTGGCGCACTCTTTTAGTTCCCCGGGGGCATTTGCTAGGAATATTTTTGTGTTTCGAGCGCCCCGGCGGGCCGCCGCACTCAGCGAGCGAATGGGAAATCCAAAAGCGCACAGAGAAAGCTTTTTCTCCTTTGTACTGGACAAGATCTCGGTTCTCGCCTCCCGATCGATTGGGCAAAGAACTGATCGTTTACCTCCAAAACCGCTCTTGA
- a CDS encoding ribonuclease H has product MQSVVIHTDGASRGNPGPASVGIVFYSEDGDTVFEHGEVIGNQTNNYAEYTAVIRALTLALEKGFKGVTVKTDSELLVRQVVGQYKVKSEVIRPLFNQVRVLSGRFENFRIEHVRREFNHRADELANQALDNA; this is encoded by the coding sequence ATGCAATCCGTCGTTATACATACAGATGGTGCCAGCAGGGGAAACCCCGGGCCAGCCTCAGTAGGAATTGTGTTTTACTCTGAAGATGGCGATACAGTTTTTGAGCACGGCGAAGTCATTGGCAATCAGACAAATAATTATGCAGAGTACACAGCGGTAATAAGAGCACTTACTTTGGCACTCGAAAAAGGGTTTAAAGGCGTTACAGTTAAGACGGACTCTGAGTTGTTGGTAAGACAAGTTGTCGGCCAATACAAAGTAAAGTCAGAAGTAATAAGACCACTCTTCAATCAAGTGCGAGTTCTCAGTGGTCGATTCGAAAACTTTCGAATCGAACATGTTAGGCGAGAGTTCAATCACCGGGCTGATGAACTTGCGAATCAGGCGCTTGATAACGCTTAG
- a CDS encoding 30S ribosomal protein S6--L-glutamate ligase has product MKICIMSRNQELYSTKRLVEACLRRDHQVEVVDPLRCYMNITSHRPTVLFKDIILDDMDAVIPRIGASVTFYGTAVLRQFEMMHVFPLNESVAITRSRDKLRALQLLSKKGIGLPVTGFAHSTRHTDSLIQLVGGAPLVIKLLEGTQGKGVILAENNKAAESVIEAFRGLDAHFLVQEFIKESRGSDIRCFVIGEKVVAAMMRTAKEGEFRSNLHRGGSAQTVKLTPEERSTAVRAAKAMGLNVCGVDIIRSNHGPLVLEVNSSPGLEGIERTTGKDVAGLIVEFIEKNKDAKVNRSKTMGHG; this is encoded by the coding sequence ATGAAAATTTGTATAATGTCGCGCAATCAAGAGCTTTACTCAACAAAACGATTGGTGGAGGCGTGTTTGAGGCGGGACCACCAAGTAGAGGTCGTCGACCCGTTGAGGTGTTACATGAATATCACCTCACATCGACCGACGGTTTTGTTTAAAGACATCATTCTTGATGATATGGATGCAGTTATCCCTCGCATTGGAGCCTCCGTCACTTTTTACGGCACAGCTGTTTTGAGGCAGTTCGAAATGATGCATGTGTTCCCACTCAACGAGTCAGTAGCGATTACCCGGTCTCGCGATAAGCTTCGCGCCCTTCAGCTGCTTTCAAAAAAAGGTATTGGTTTGCCCGTAACAGGGTTTGCCCACTCAACTCGGCACACGGACAGTCTGATTCAGTTGGTAGGGGGAGCTCCTCTTGTGATTAAACTTTTAGAAGGCACGCAGGGTAAGGGTGTTATCTTGGCTGAGAACAACAAAGCCGCTGAGAGTGTGATAGAAGCTTTTCGCGGGTTAGATGCTCACTTTCTGGTTCAAGAGTTTATTAAAGAGTCGAGAGGTAGCGATATCCGCTGTTTTGTGATTGGTGAGAAGGTTGTTGCTGCGATGATGAGAACGGCAAAAGAAGGTGAGTTTCGATCGAACCTGCACCGAGGCGGAAGTGCTCAAACGGTAAAGCTAACGCCTGAAGAAAGAAGTACGGCAGTGAGAGCAGCTAAGGCGATGGGACTTAACGTCTGTGGTGTTGATATTATTAGATCAAATCATGGGCCGCTCGTGCTCGAGGTAAATTCTTCGCCGGGTCTCGAGGGGATTGAAAGAACTACCGGAAAAGACGTTGCCGGCCTCATTGTCGAATTTATCGAAAAAAACAAAGACGCCAAAGTGAACCGCTCAAAAACCATGGGCCACGGCTGA
- a CDS encoding ATP-dependent zinc protease: MRQRSARPEILVSELVCGWREWVYLPTLIGLPIKAKVDTGARTSALHASEIKWIGKGRSREVEFKILPTQHSRKGEKKVRAKVIDVRKIKSSSGHETMRPVIRIPIQIGPVLFESEVTLVNRDLMGFRMLLGRQALRKRFLVNTARSYLMKSL, translated from the coding sequence ATGAGGCAACGTTCCGCTCGCCCTGAAATATTAGTTTCTGAGTTAGTTTGTGGTTGGCGCGAGTGGGTCTACCTGCCCACACTTATTGGGCTGCCGATAAAGGCTAAAGTAGATACTGGGGCCAGAACATCGGCTCTTCATGCCAGCGAAATCAAATGGATTGGCAAAGGTCGGAGCCGCGAAGTGGAATTTAAGATATTGCCAACCCAGCATTCGCGAAAAGGAGAGAAGAAAGTCCGGGCAAAAGTGATCGACGTGCGAAAGATTAAAAGTTCCTCCGGTCATGAAACTATGAGACCAGTGATTAGAATTCCCATTCAGATAGGACCTGTGTTATTTGAATCTGAAGTGACACTTGTCAATAGGGATCTCATGGGTTTTCGAATGCTGCTTGGGCGCCAAGCTCTACGTAAGCGGTTTCTCGTCAATACAGCTAGATCTTATTTGATGAAATCTTTGTAA
- a CDS encoding aldehyde dehydrogenase: protein MELTEIHMRQKQFFESQKTKDIAFRIAQLKRLRDILRLNENEIFKAIEHDFGKSEFETFSTELLLVYNELNLAIKNVKRWARVKRVSAGLFNFPSRTYICPEPLGAALVIGAANYPFQLSLSPVVSSIAAGNVTILKPSEITPHSSRCIARLINENFEKRFLCVIEGGAHTTQQLLDLRFDKIFFTGSERVGKIVALAAAKNLTPVTLELGGKSPCFVFADADLKMSAQRIVWGKFLNAGQTCIAPDYLLVEKKIYEEFVELLKQQIPRAVGTNPEESASYTKILSGAYLLRLKNLIDGIAHSKKLKGAILEGRIGAGTSIVAGGNVDAEKRYMSPTLVRDCTFHDELMSEEIFGPILPVIAFDDEEAAMSEVLKLSKPLALYVFTSNKNLAQKILRRIPFGGGCVNDVLMHVSCANLPFGGVGSSGMGSYHGEFGFRAFTHQKSVLKRRFWFEPTLKHPPYARWKLRLLKVFSR from the coding sequence ATGGAACTAACAGAAATCCACATGAGGCAGAAACAGTTCTTTGAATCTCAAAAAACAAAAGACATAGCTTTTCGCATCGCGCAGCTCAAGCGTTTACGCGATATTCTGCGTTTAAATGAAAATGAAATTTTTAAAGCCATTGAACACGATTTTGGCAAATCAGAATTTGAAACGTTTTCGACAGAGCTGCTACTTGTATACAACGAACTGAATCTTGCTATCAAAAATGTGAAGCGGTGGGCTCGCGTAAAGCGGGTTTCAGCAGGGCTATTTAATTTTCCGTCGCGAACCTACATATGTCCTGAACCTTTGGGTGCGGCCCTTGTGATAGGAGCGGCCAACTATCCGTTTCAGCTCAGTCTTAGCCCAGTTGTTTCTTCAATAGCGGCGGGTAATGTGACGATCTTAAAGCCAAGTGAAATCACCCCTCACTCCAGCCGGTGCATTGCCCGCCTGATCAACGAAAATTTTGAAAAAAGATTTTTGTGCGTCATCGAGGGCGGCGCCCACACCACCCAGCAGCTTTTAGATCTGAGATTTGACAAGATTTTTTTTACAGGAAGCGAAAGAGTGGGCAAAATTGTCGCACTGGCTGCAGCGAAGAACCTGACGCCAGTAACACTTGAACTTGGCGGAAAGAGCCCTTGTTTTGTATTTGCCGATGCAGACCTCAAAATGTCAGCTCAAAGAATAGTTTGGGGGAAGTTTTTAAATGCGGGTCAGACCTGCATCGCCCCTGATTATCTACTAGTAGAAAAAAAGATTTACGAAGAATTCGTAGAGCTTTTAAAACAACAAATTCCGAGGGCAGTTGGCACAAACCCCGAGGAGAGCGCTAGTTACACAAAAATACTTTCAGGGGCGTATCTTTTAAGGCTGAAAAATCTGATCGACGGCATTGCTCATTCAAAGAAGTTAAAGGGGGCGATCCTTGAAGGAAGAATAGGAGCAGGTACGAGTATTGTTGCTGGTGGTAACGTAGACGCTGAAAAGAGATACATGTCGCCAACACTTGTTCGGGATTGCACTTTTCATGACGAACTTATGAGCGAAGAGATTTTTGGACCAATTCTGCCCGTTATTGCGTTCGATGATGAAGAAGCAGCTATGAGTGAAGTGTTAAAGCTTTCAAAGCCTCTCGCTCTCTACGTGTTCACTTCTAACAAAAATCTCGCCCAAAAGATTCTGCGCAGAATTCCTTTTGGCGGTGGCTGCGTTAATGATGTTCTCATGCATGTTAGCTGCGCTAACTTGCCTTTCGGAGGCGTGGGTTCAAGCGGAATGGGCAGCTATCACGGAGAGTTCGGGTTTCGAGCGTTTACTCATCAAAAGAGCGTACTTAAGAGAAGATTTTGGTTTGAACCTACTCTGAAGCATCCGCCCTATGCTCGATGGAAGTTAAGGTTGTTGAAAGTGTTTTCTCGTTAG
- a CDS encoding copper-translocating P-type ATPase yields the protein MIPNNNDKNDNFKDHDHSSCHEKHKSDTRKPDLSGDSESQYTCPMHPEVTQKGPGSCPICGMALEPVELSVENIENPELIDFSKRLKISILLSVPLLVLAMSDLIPGQPVQRNMSWWLYSGIQMILATPVVIWAGWPFFERGWISIVTRKLNMFTLIALGTGVAYLYSTVVTFFPHLFPDAFRGHGNVIPLYFESAAVITTLVLLGQVLELRARSQTGNAIRSLIGLAPKTARRLSSDGQEIDVLIEQVQTGDKLRVRPGEKVPVDGHVLEGKSLVDESMVSGEPIALEKFKGSKVIGGTLNKSGSFVMAATRVGKDTLLSQIVKMVSQAQRSRAPIQKMADTVSGYFVPMVVIAAILTAITWFVFGPEPALTYAIVNSVAVLIIACPCALGLATPMSIMVGVGKGATQGILIKNAEALERLEKITTLVVDKTGTLTVGAPKLMAVKVIGGFTESEVLSSAASVEMASEHPLAEAVLNGAKKKGLSLATATNFESIVGHGIRATVAGREVIVGNERLLRNHKVDPSDLMPIADDLRQEGQGVMLVAIDKIPAGVLAVKDPIKETTKEAIKYFKSKGIKVVMLTGDNRLTAAAVAREVDIESFEAEVLPERKGQIIQQFQKEGERVVMAGDGINDAPALAHADVGIAMGTGTDVAIESAGVTLVKGDLLGIVKAHRLSHHTMKNIRQNLFFAFIYNIAGVPIAAGLLYPFYGVLLSPMIASVAMSFSSVSVVANALRLRAIKL from the coding sequence ATGATTCCAAATAATAACGATAAAAACGACAATTTTAAAGACCACGACCACAGCTCCTGCCACGAAAAGCACAAGAGCGACACGCGTAAACCTGATTTGAGTGGAGACAGTGAAAGTCAATACACTTGCCCAATGCATCCTGAAGTTACGCAAAAGGGGCCGGGGAGCTGCCCCATCTGCGGCATGGCACTTGAGCCAGTAGAACTCTCGGTCGAGAATATTGAGAATCCAGAACTTATAGATTTCTCGAAGCGTCTTAAAATAAGCATATTGTTGTCGGTTCCTCTACTGGTTCTAGCTATGTCTGATTTAATTCCCGGGCAACCTGTGCAGAGGAATATGAGCTGGTGGCTGTATTCGGGAATTCAGATGATTCTTGCTACACCAGTGGTCATTTGGGCTGGATGGCCCTTTTTTGAGCGCGGTTGGATTTCGATAGTAACTCGCAAGCTTAATATGTTCACCTTAATAGCACTGGGAACAGGCGTGGCGTATCTTTACAGTACTGTTGTGACCTTTTTCCCGCACCTATTTCCGGATGCTTTTCGAGGTCACGGAAATGTTATACCCCTTTACTTTGAATCAGCTGCTGTAATCACAACACTTGTTTTATTAGGACAGGTATTGGAGCTTCGCGCTCGTAGCCAAACTGGAAATGCCATCCGATCTCTTATTGGCCTTGCTCCAAAAACCGCTAGAAGGTTGAGCAGCGATGGCCAAGAAATCGATGTACTTATTGAACAGGTGCAAACAGGCGACAAGCTGCGCGTTCGCCCCGGAGAGAAAGTTCCTGTTGATGGTCATGTTCTCGAGGGCAAAAGCTTGGTCGATGAAAGCATGGTTTCGGGAGAGCCTATTGCATTAGAAAAATTCAAAGGCAGCAAAGTAATTGGTGGCACGTTAAATAAATCTGGTAGTTTTGTTATGGCGGCTACGCGAGTAGGAAAAGACACTCTCTTGTCTCAAATTGTAAAAATGGTTTCGCAAGCACAAAGGAGTCGCGCGCCGATTCAAAAAATGGCGGACACTGTATCTGGATATTTCGTACCAATGGTAGTTATTGCGGCCATTTTGACAGCGATTACCTGGTTTGTGTTTGGGCCAGAGCCCGCACTGACGTATGCTATTGTAAACTCTGTGGCCGTGCTAATTATAGCGTGCCCCTGCGCACTTGGTCTTGCTACGCCTATGTCGATAATGGTCGGTGTTGGCAAGGGTGCTACGCAAGGTATACTAATTAAGAACGCAGAGGCATTAGAACGGCTCGAAAAGATAACCACCTTAGTTGTCGACAAAACCGGAACGCTCACTGTCGGCGCGCCAAAGCTCATGGCAGTCAAAGTTATTGGCGGATTCACTGAAAGCGAGGTTCTTTCTTCGGCGGCTTCAGTAGAGATGGCCAGCGAACATCCGCTTGCTGAAGCTGTGTTAAATGGGGCTAAAAAGAAAGGCCTATCTTTAGCTACAGCAACAAATTTTGAATCTATTGTTGGCCACGGTATTCGGGCCACCGTTGCGGGCAGAGAGGTAATAGTTGGCAATGAGCGACTCCTTAGGAATCACAAAGTTGACCCATCAGATCTGATGCCGATTGCGGACGACCTTCGGCAAGAGGGTCAGGGTGTCATGCTTGTTGCGATTGATAAGATTCCAGCAGGTGTTTTAGCTGTGAAGGACCCTATTAAGGAAACAACAAAGGAAGCGATTAAATACTTTAAATCTAAGGGAATCAAAGTGGTGATGCTGACTGGCGACAATCGCTTAACCGCAGCGGCTGTAGCTCGAGAGGTAGATATTGAAAGCTTTGAAGCAGAAGTACTACCGGAGCGAAAGGGGCAGATAATCCAGCAATTTCAAAAAGAGGGCGAGCGCGTTGTAATGGCAGGTGATGGTATCAATGATGCTCCCGCTCTTGCTCACGCCGATGTAGGAATTGCAATGGGTACAGGAACAGACGTTGCGATTGAAAGTGCGGGTGTGACTCTTGTTAAGGGCGATTTACTGGGAATTGTTAAAGCCCATCGGTTAAGTCATCACACAATGAAAAACATAAGGCAGAACCTCTTTTTCGCGTTTATCTATAATATTGCCGGAGTTCCGATTGCAGCGGGCCTTCTCTACCCATTCTACGGAGTCTTGTTGAGTCCGATGATTGCAAGCGTTGCCATGAGCTTTAGTTCAGTTTCTGTCGTGGCAAACGCATTGAGACTTAGGGCGATCAAACTCTGA
- the cueR gene encoding Cu(I)-responsive transcriptional regulator, producing MTIGQAAKTSGVNAKLIRHYESIGIVPRAARTASGYRIYSESDVHILTFVKRARGLGFSMKEIKKLVSLWRNRTRASSDVKAMTLAHIHTLEEKIRDLQQMRSTLVELTKNCHGDIRPSCPILEDLSRRD from the coding sequence ATGACAATAGGACAAGCTGCTAAAACTTCAGGCGTGAATGCCAAACTCATTCGTCACTATGAATCAATTGGTATTGTTCCAAGAGCCGCAAGGACTGCGTCTGGCTACAGGATATACTCTGAAAGTGATGTTCATATTTTGACTTTTGTTAAACGCGCCAGAGGCCTAGGGTTTTCAATGAAGGAAATCAAAAAACTTGTTAGTCTTTGGCGCAATAGAACTCGTGCAAGCTCGGACGTAAAAGCAATGACACTTGCGCACATACACACACTTGAAGAAAAGATAAGAGATTTACAGCAAATGCGGTCTACCCTAGTTGAGCTGACAAAAAACTGTCACGGAGATATCAGACCAAGCTGTCCAATCTTAGAAGATCTTTCTAGAAGGGATTAG
- a CDS encoding isochorismatase produces MKAALLIIDMQKTFLSHAEALTPSLRHVCEHINHVAQHFRKRSLPVFIVQDQESCKPGHPEFEFVDLIETHETDEKIHKLHGNSFRETSLEARLKELNVDFILLTGFKAEGCVLATIHGALDRDIPFAVLRDGILSTTEDGAKFVEKTYPLMSYSVAEALLED; encoded by the coding sequence ATGAAAGCCGCTCTACTGATAATCGATATGCAGAAGACTTTTCTCTCTCATGCTGAGGCACTGACGCCATCTCTCCGACATGTTTGTGAACATATAAATCACGTGGCTCAGCATTTCCGCAAACGATCTTTGCCAGTTTTTATTGTGCAAGACCAAGAGAGTTGCAAGCCAGGGCATCCTGAGTTTGAATTTGTCGACCTAATCGAGACGCACGAAACCGATGAAAAAATTCACAAATTACACGGCAATAGTTTTCGCGAAACATCTTTAGAAGCACGCCTCAAAGAGCTCAACGTCGACTTTATTCTCCTGACAGGATTTAAGGCCGAGGGTTGTGTGCTTGCCACAATTCATGGAGCTCTTGATCGGGATATTCCGTTCGCAGTATTGCGAGACGGAATCTTGAGTACTACAGAGGATGGCGCAAAATTTGTAGAAAAGACCTATCCTCTGATGAGCTATTCTGTCGCTGAAGCCCTACTAGAGGACTAA
- a CDS encoding DUF3341 domain-containing protein encodes MSDKNKVVLGIYQSRSEVERAVEVLKTDGFSTSDISVLMQDKAGSQDFAHTKGTKAPEGAATGASTGAAIGGTLGLLAGIGALAIPGIGPFIAAGPIMAALAGAGVGGAIGGIGGALIGLGIPEYEAKRYEGFVKDGGILMSVHATNSDEVDKAKKCLKETGAKDISSTGEVKADRSSAAQQTSANQTSLRKDSSLSERY; translated from the coding sequence ATGAGTGACAAAAACAAAGTGGTTCTAGGAATTTATCAATCACGGAGCGAAGTGGAGCGAGCAGTCGAGGTTCTAAAGACCGATGGATTTTCAACCAGTGACATTTCGGTGTTGATGCAAGATAAAGCAGGTTCTCAAGATTTCGCACATACCAAAGGAACTAAAGCACCCGAAGGTGCTGCAACCGGAGCGAGTACAGGCGCGGCTATAGGCGGAACACTAGGATTGCTTGCCGGCATTGGTGCCTTAGCCATTCCAGGCATTGGCCCATTCATCGCAGCCGGCCCAATTATGGCCGCGTTGGCTGGTGCGGGTGTAGGCGGAGCGATTGGCGGTATCGGCGGTGCCCTAATAGGACTTGGCATTCCTGAGTATGAAGCAAAACGATATGAAGGCTTTGTAAAGGACGGCGGAATTTTAATGTCAGTGCACGCGACTAACTCTGATGAAGTGGATAAGGCAAAGAAATGTCTTAAAGAAACTGGCGCAAAAGACATTTCTTCTACGGGAGAAGTGAAAGCCGATAGGAGCTCCGCAGCTCAACAAACCTCTGCCAATCAAACGTCGCTCCGAAAGGATTCTTCGCTCAGCGAAAGATACTAG
- a CDS encoding phospholipid-binding protein, translating to MKQKMIAKIVMLGTLISSVQSFTNANNATDNTRTDNTKINQRDSAPQELTADEQPSNSSDMNITRRIRQDIMKEKNLSTYAKNVKIITVNGKVTLKGPVRSEQELNAIMNNARIVAGVSNVSNEMSVVTDRK from the coding sequence ATGAAACAGAAAATGATAGCGAAAATAGTGATGTTGGGCACGCTTATTTCGAGTGTACAATCTTTCACAAATGCAAATAATGCCACGGATAATACCCGGACCGACAATACCAAAATTAATCAGCGTGACAGTGCTCCTCAAGAGCTAACTGCTGACGAGCAACCTTCGAATTCAAGTGACATGAATATTACACGGCGTATTCGTCAAGATATAATGAAAGAGAAAAACCTATCGACGTATGCAAAGAATGTGAAGATCATTACCGTCAACGGTAAAGTGACTCTGAAAGGGCCGGTGCGATCGGAGCAAGAACTAAATGCCATAATGAACAATGCTCGAATAGTCGCTGGCGTATCAAACGTGTCTAATGAAATGTCGGTAGTAACAGATAGGAAGTAA